ATAGACGTGTTACTAAATCCAAATTGGCAGAAAACAGTGTGTTGTACAGGTGGGCCCGGTTTACCGTATACACCGCAAACATGACCTCTGAGGAGAACAGACGGTCGGGTAGAAGATTGTTGGTAGCGTCTGCTGCCTTGACGAAAGGAAAAATAGGTTTGGCCTCTTGCTGCACTGCCGCAATGGTTGCTTTGGCAATACTGCCGGCCTGCTCCAGATTACCCATCCACAAATGTACACGTGCCTGCAGTGCATCGATGGCGAAATAATTGAGGCGGTATTGCCGATAGTTCAGGCTATTGTCAAGCGTTTCTGCTGTTGGAATTCTTACGCCGTCAGTTTGAATCGGATCAACATTTTTTAACAGTTGCTTGGCCAGTTGAAAGTCAGCCAGAACTTTCTCACAAATAACTTGTGAAGAATATAACGGTTCTATCTCGAAATTCGGAAGGGTGTAATAGGGAATCGCTTCTTTTTGGGAATCCGATGCGTAAATCGGTCCAAACACGCGAAGCATATCGAAATGTAGAAAAGCCCGTAAGGCTAATGCCTCGCCTTTAACCAAACTGAAATAAGGCTCGGGTAAGTTAGAAGACGGCTCGTCTCCACATTTTTCGAGCAGAATATTGATATTCATAATGCTACTGAACGCTTTCTTCCAGGTAGCATCGAAGGCCGCTTTGCTCACCGCGTCGCTATGTTGGTAGGCCATAAACATACTGTAATTATGGTAAGTGCTGGCTTTCATATAGTATTGCCCCATGACGTCCAGTTCCCCGGCGGTCAAAAATCTGCCATATAGTTCAGGGTCAGAAATCGCAATGTAAATCCCGTTTAATGCTTTCAAAAAACCTTCTTTTTTTGTAAAGAGTTCGTTTTCCGAAATCCGGTCGGTCGGATGTACATCAATCCACTTGTTGCAGGAAGTCATCGTCAGACTCAGCAGGAGGATATAGATTAAGTGTTTTTTCATGGTTTGAAATATTGTAGGATCTTAAAAACCTAAAGTGAGTGAAAATGAAACGCTGTGGGCGAACGGGTTTTCAATGCCACGTTCGTTGCGGATAGTGGATAAATGGAACAGATCGTTAGCGTAAAAGCGTGCCATCACGTGCGCAAGTCCAACACGTCTAAGTAGGGCCCCCGAGTAGGTATCGTAGCCGAAGGAAAAGCTTTCCCCCACCAGCTCGTTTTTGTCCTGGACAAAACGCGAGGAAATTGGCGTGCTAATCGTCCGTGAAATTGCCTTAAATTTAGCTTCATCTCCAGGCGCTTTCCAACGATCGTACAAAGCCCGTTTATCCAGATTATTATATTGCTTTGCCTGACTGATATTTTCGACTTTATTGTAGAGGGTATTCATGAATTCCTGACCCCCATAACGATACCGTATGCTATAGTTGAAGGAGAAGGCCTTGTAATAGAAGGTCATCCCCAGGTTACCCGTTAAGGTAGGTTCGGAGTTACCCACGATTACTTCATCCTGATAACTGTGTTTATAGGTCTGTTCATTCTCTTTGGTGAGGAACATCTCATCCCCTGTCGTTGGGTTAATGCCTAATGAACGGACGGCCCAAAGATCGTTTGGACTTGCCCCATCGTAATATCGTGTTAAATTCAGGCTTTGATTTTGGTTGTTGTAGACGTCCATTTTGTTGCCCAAATCTCCGTAGGTCGTTGTCATATGAATGGCGCTCAGATTCGCAAGCCAGCGAAAATCTTTATGGTTTAGCAATTGTAGATTACTGATCAATGAGAAGCCTTTGCCTCTTTGGGAACCCATATTCTGGGGGTATTGGGTGACGCCTACAGAGGAAGGTAATCCAATATAAACCAATAAGGGGTCCGTTATTTTTTCAAAATATTCAGCGGTGATGCTTATCGCGTTAGCGAATCCTTTAAAGTCAAGGCCAAACGTTTTATTAATAGTTTTTTGCCAACGCAGGGCAGGGTTTGCAGCGCCTGAGGTGTACAAACTGGCCCCAAAAGGATTACGGTTTTCCTGATTGAAAATATAGATTCGGCTCGAAATATAATCATTGAAGTTTTGGTTTCCAGGGTTTCCCATTGAAGCACGTAAGCGTAGGGAATTGACCCATTCCCATTCATAAAAAGGCAAAAACGATTCTCGATGTAGGTTATATCCTAATCCTGCAGACCAAATGGTCGTAAACTGTTTCCCTGCTCCAAAAACCGAGGAGCCGTCCGAACGTACCGTTGCATCGAACAGATACTTTTGATCGTAGGCGTAGCTAAAGCTTAAAAATGCGCTGGCACTACGTCTGGTGGACTGCAAATACTGACTATTTCCACCGTCGGGATAACCGAAGGAAAACGCCGGATTAGCGTATTGATCATCAATGAATCCGACGGTACTGTAGGTACTGCTTCGATCGGTAGTTTCATCGAGGGTACCCCCGAGCACTGCATTTAGCGCATGCTTTTCCTGCAGTACGCGGAAGTATTTCAGCGTAGCTGTTGCATCGTACCGGAAATTGCGGCTATTGCTTTCTTGAAAAGAGCC
The DNA window shown above is from Sphingobacterium hotanense and carries:
- a CDS encoding RagB/SusD family nutrient uptake outer membrane protein, producing the protein MKKHLIYILLLSLTMTSCNKWIDVHPTDRISENELFTKKEGFLKALNGIYIAISDPELYGRFLTAGELDVMGQYYMKASTYHNYSMFMAYQHSDAVSKAAFDATWKKAFSSIMNINILLEKCGDEPSSNLPEPYFSLVKGEALALRAFLHFDMLRVFGPIYASDSQKEAIPYYTLPNFEIEPLYSSQVICEKVLADFQLAKQLLKNVDPIQTDGVRIPTAETLDNSLNYRQYRLNYFAIDALQARVHLWMGNLEQAGSIAKATIAAVQQEAKPIFPFVKAADATNNLLPDRLFSSEVMFAVYTVNRAHLYNTLFSANLDLVTRLYANTGNAVMTRVDAMYSDKNDYRYKIWEVVNNNGNLVLVNQKFQDAVDLPARYMLPLVRISELYLIAAECESDLATATNFVNKLRLNRNAISLQPATAAALKQLIYEEYRREFIGEGQQFYYYKRHAFTTRPSETHLTSNTTMDVANYQVPLPDSETSMRSPKNN